One part of the Treponema peruense genome encodes these proteins:
- a CDS encoding type I 3-dehydroquinate dehydratase, whose product MNTPKICLTLTGKTLAEDLAVLDRYRDYVDIAELRADFLDSDERLRVRDFPEMAGIPCILTLRRKIDGGCFIEGEAARTILFARALSFAAEDKRKNFHYVDFEEDFHIPSLQDAALAFGTKIIRSVHDMKNPVSNICERLAALKTTGYEIPKIAFMPHSLDDVKNLFEEAKKLNDNEHILVAMGPLGVPSRILGERLKNFLTYTSAPESAQGLPSLSHMDPRTLCEEYNFKSINSETELFGITGWPLTATSSPALHNGGYKKLGMNCAYIPMRAEKFTQALSFAEAIGVKGMSVTIPHKEAVLDCGFKTDADVDKIGASNTIVRNGDTWNSYNTDAYGFAKSLLEFTGLKSLAGKKVAIIGAGGAARAIAYAVKKLRGKACVFNRTVEKAAELAEKYHFKYSALNADAVSLLKKYSSIIIQTTSRGMNSSGPYNEKDDPIWFYNFSGKEILFDIVYVPEVTPVMGRAAEAGCRVCNGYDMLRYQGYRQFELFTGKKYEG is encoded by the coding sequence ATGAACACTCCAAAAATTTGTCTTACGCTTACAGGAAAAACTCTGGCAGAAGATCTTGCAGTCCTTGACCGTTACCGTGATTACGTTGACATTGCCGAACTCAGGGCCGACTTTCTGGACAGTGACGAAAGACTGCGCGTAAGAGATTTTCCCGAAATGGCAGGAATTCCCTGCATACTTACACTGCGCAGAAAAATCGACGGCGGCTGTTTTATAGAAGGAGAGGCGGCCCGTACAATTCTTTTTGCAAGGGCACTTTCCTTTGCCGCAGAAGACAAGCGCAAGAATTTCCATTACGTGGACTTCGAGGAAGATTTTCATATTCCAAGCCTTCAGGATGCCGCTCTTGCATTCGGAACAAAAATAATCCGAAGCGTACATGACATGAAAAATCCTGTTTCAAACATCTGCGAGCGCCTTGCTGCCCTTAAAACAACAGGATACGAAATTCCCAAAATTGCGTTTATGCCGCACTCACTTGACGACGTAAAAAATCTGTTCGAAGAAGCAAAAAAACTCAATGACAACGAACACATTCTTGTGGCAATGGGACCGCTGGGTGTTCCTTCACGCATACTCGGTGAACGGTTAAAGAATTTTCTTACATATACATCTGCGCCCGAATCTGCACAGGGACTTCCGTCTCTTTCACATATGGACCCGCGCACACTTTGCGAAGAATACAACTTCAAATCAATCAATTCAGAAACAGAACTTTTTGGAATAACCGGCTGGCCTCTGACTGCAACTTCAAGTCCGGCTCTTCACAACGGCGGTTACAAAAAACTCGGAATGAACTGTGCCTATATTCCCATGCGCGCAGAAAAATTTACGCAGGCGCTTTCCTTTGCAGAAGCAATCGGTGTAAAAGGAATGTCAGTTACGATTCCGCACAAAGAAGCCGTACTTGACTGTGGTTTCAAAACAGATGCAGATGTAGATAAAATAGGTGCAAGCAATACAATTGTACGGAACGGAGATACATGGAATTCCTACAATACCGACGCCTACGGGTTTGCAAAATCGCTGCTTGAATTTACCGGACTCAAATCGCTTGCAGGAAAAAAAGTTGCAATTATAGGAGCGGGCGGAGCAGCCAGGGCAATTGCGTATGCAGTTAAAAAACTCCGCGGAAAAGCATGTGTTTTTAACCGCACTGTAGAAAAAGCCGCAGAACTTGCCGAAAAATATCACTTCAAATATTCTGCACTCAACGCCGATGCAGTTTCGCTTTTGAAAAAATATTCTTCAATAATAATCCAGACTACTTCTCGCGGAATGAATTCGAGCGGCCCTTACAACGAAAAAGATGATCCTATTTGGTTCTACAATTTTAGCGGAAAAGAAATTCTTTTTGACATAGTCTATGTTCCCGAAGTAACACCTGTTATGGGAAGAGCCGCGGAAGCCGGATGCCGCGTCTGTAACGGTTACGATATGCTTCGTTACCAAGGTTACCGCCAGTTTGAACTTTTTACCGGAAAAAAATACGAAGGCTGA
- the rpiA gene encoding ribose-5-phosphate isomerase RpiA has translation MSKDEQKVLAARTAVDVLVKKGRIFSGMKIGLGTGSTAMPAVKRIAELIADGTLSGIKAVATSFQTTLACEEFGIPVYTMNDKAIGGTLDLAIDGADEIGKGNSLIKGGGAALLREKIVAYNSKAFVVVADESKAVENHGTKFPLPVEIIAEARVPVVQKLEKLGAKCVLREGVKKAGPVITDNGNMIIDCTWENPVDAAKLEDTINDITGVVECGFFTKIRPTAFIAHSDGSVEERS, from the coding sequence ATTTCAAAAGATGAACAGAAAGTTCTTGCAGCGCGTACTGCAGTTGATGTTCTTGTAAAAAAGGGCAGAATTTTCAGCGGAATGAAAATCGGTCTCGGAACAGGTTCAACAGCAATGCCTGCCGTAAAAAGAATTGCAGAACTTATTGCAGACGGCACGCTTTCTGGAATTAAGGCTGTCGCTACAAGTTTTCAGACAACGCTTGCGTGCGAAGAGTTTGGAATTCCGGTTTACACAATGAATGACAAAGCCATAGGCGGAACCCTGGATCTTGCAATTGACGGTGCCGACGAAATAGGAAAGGGCAACTCTCTTATAAAAGGCGGTGGTGCTGCTCTTCTGCGTGAAAAAATAGTTGCTTATAATTCAAAGGCATTTGTTGTTGTGGCAGACGAATCAAAAGCCGTAGAAAACCACGGAACAAAGTTTCCGCTTCCTGTAGAAATAATTGCAGAAGCGCGTGTCCCTGTTGTACAGAAACTCGAAAAGCTTGGTGCAAAATGTGTTCTTCGTGAAGGTGTAAAAAAAGCAGGCCCTGTTATTACCGACAACGGAAACATGATAATTGACTGTACGTGGGAAAATCCTGTAGATGCCGCAAAACTTGAAGACACTATAAATGATATTACAGGCGTAGTTGAATGCGGTTTCTTTACAAAAATCCGCCCGACGGCATTTATTGCACATTCGGACGGAAGTGTAGAAGAGCGTTCTTAA
- a CDS encoding PASTA domain-containing protein: protein MEEKKNFGKKITGALSKLRFNFKDQVSQIQNGGKSLVITVIVAFIIMILAFLAVFFLTVQGAEKVMVPNVVGKNLTNALLDLQSKELYGKIQLRYSDLPGDQGTILEQSPDAGAIVKAYRRVTLTVSRGVAIDELADYTGENIDDIKKKLDVLFSGEHPLVIVAQPVFVRDDSAEGTIIAQYPEAGMPIVDPVKVQFVVSSGSMIETVKVPSVAGLNIKQVLEAMAQNKITFDFTSHIAAENEKAGTVTNQDKVSGDEAPAFTRLNAEFALSQKSADSDIVQGIFEYDLPEYPYAVPVQLDAISSDGKVSTLISFNHPGQKLTIPYEVKKGTTLRLYVLGTETQNLSIN, encoded by the coding sequence ATGGAAGAAAAAAAGAATTTCGGTAAAAAAATAACAGGTGCACTTTCAAAGCTGCGGTTTAATTTCAAGGATCAGGTTTCCCAGATTCAAAACGGAGGAAAGTCTCTTGTGATAACGGTTATTGTTGCGTTTATCATAATGATTCTCGCTTTCCTGGCAGTATTTTTTCTTACGGTTCAGGGTGCAGAAAAAGTCATGGTTCCGAATGTAGTAGGAAAAAATCTTACAAACGCACTTCTGGATCTTCAGTCCAAGGAACTCTACGGAAAAATCCAGTTACGCTATTCTGATTTGCCCGGCGATCAGGGAACAATTCTTGAACAGTCACCGGACGCAGGAGCAATCGTAAAAGCATACAGGCGCGTAACCCTTACGGTAAGCCGCGGTGTTGCCATTGACGAGCTCGCAGACTACACAGGAGAAAATATTGATGACATCAAAAAGAAGCTGGACGTTCTGTTCAGCGGCGAGCATCCTCTTGTAATAGTCGCGCAGCCGGTTTTTGTACGCGACGATTCAGCAGAAGGAACAATTATTGCGCAGTACCCCGAAGCCGGAATGCCGATTGTTGATCCGGTAAAAGTTCAGTTTGTGGTAAGCAGCGGTTCAATGATCGAAACAGTAAAAGTGCCGTCGGTTGCAGGCCTTAACATAAAGCAGGTTCTTGAAGCAATGGCGCAAAACAAAATTACGTTTGACTTTACCTCACACATTGCCGCAGAAAATGAAAAGGCAGGAACGGTAACAAACCAAGACAAAGTTTCAGGAGATGAAGCACCTGCATTTACAAGACTCAACGCAGAATTTGCATTAAGCCAAAAAAGTGCAGACAGTGATATTGTTCAGGGAATTTTTGAATATGACCTTCCGGAATATCCGTATGCCGTTCCGGTTCAGCTTGATGCAATTTCTTCTGACGGAAAAGTTTCTACACTTATTTCATTCAATCATCCGGGACAGAAACTTACAATTCCGTATGAAGTAAAGAAAGGAACAACACTGAGGCTTTACGTTCTTGGAACAGAAACGCAGAACCTCAGCATTAATTAA